In Xanthomonas campestris pv. phormiicola, the DNA window CCGCCGACCTCGCCCGACAGCGGCGTGCCGCCGCTCGGCTACGCGATCGCGCAGCTGCACGGCATCTACATCCTGGCCGAGAACGCCGAAGGCCTGATCGTGGTGGACATGCATGCCGCGCACGAGCGCATCGGCTACGAGCGGCTGAAGAACGCGCACGACGGCATCGGCCTGCATGCGCAGCCGCTGCTGGTGCCGATCACCCTGGCGGTGGGCGAGCGCGATGCCGACACCGCCGAGCGCGAGGCGGAAACGCTGGCCGCGCTCGGCTTCGAGATCACCCGCAGCGGCCCGCAGTCGCTGCATGTGCGCAGCATCCCGGCGTTGCTGGCGCAGGCCGAACCCGAAGCCCTGCTGCGCGACGTGCTGACCGACCTGCGCGAGCATGGCCACAGCCGCCGCGTGGCCGGCGCGCGCGACGAACTGCTGTCGACGATGGCCTGCCACGGCGCGGTACGCGCCAACCGGCGCCTCACCGTGCCGGAAATGAACGCGCTGCTGCGCGACATGGAAGCCACCGAGCGCTCCGGGCAGTGCAATCATGGGCGTCCGACCTGGGCCCGTTTCACCTTGGGCGAGATCGATCGTTGGTTCTTACGGGGGCGCTGATGGGCAAGCGGGGAAGGGCGGCGGCGCTGCTGGCAGCGCTGCTCGCAGTGGGCGCATGCGGCAAGCAGGCACCGGCGCCGGCCGCGCCGGCGGTCGCCGACAAGGCATTCCTGGCCGATGCGCAACGTTGGCGCGAACAGCGCAAGCAGGAGCTGCAGGCCGCCGACGGCTGGACTAGCCTGGTCGGTCTGCACTGGCTGGAACTGAAGGAGCATTACATCGGCAGCGGCCCCGGCAGCGGTATCCGCCTGGCGGTCGGGCCGCCGCGGATGGCGCTGCTGTCGCGGGTGGGCGCCCAGGTGTTCCTGACCCCCGAACCCGGCGCGGCGCTGAGCCTGGACGGCAAGCCGTTGCTGCGGCGCACCCGCCTGTACAGCGACCACGATGCCACGCCCAGCGTGATCGAGTTCGACGGCGGCAAGGGCAGGCTGAGCCTGATCGAGCGCGGCGGCCGCCATGCGCTGCGGGTCAAGCACGCCGATGCGCCGACCCGGCTCGGCTTCGCCGGGCTGCACTATTGGCCGTTGGCCGAATCCTGGCGCATCCGCGGCCGCTTCGTGCCCAACGCGCTGGGCAAGACCCTGCCGATCGTCGACATCATCGGCGTCACCACCGAGTCGCCCAATGCCGGCACGCTGGAGTTCGAGCGCGACGGCAAGCGCTTCCGCCTGGAAGCGATCGGCGAACCCGGGCGCCCGCTGTTCGTGGTGTTCGCCGACCGCACCAGTGGCCGCGGCAGCTATCCGGCCGGGCGCTTCCTGGACGTGCCGGCGCCGAACGCCGACGGCAGCGTGGTGCTGGATTTCAATCGCGCCTACAACCCGCCGTGCGCGTTCACCCCGTTCGCGACCTGTCCGCTGCCGCCGCCGGAGAACCGGCTGGACCTGGCGGTGGAGGCCGGCGAGCAGACCTACGCCGCCGCACACTGAACCGAGAGCCCCGATGATGCCGATCCCGCGCCTGTTGCGCAGCCTGCTGTTGTGTCTGACCCTGTTCGCCGCCGCGCCGGTGCCGGCGCGCACGCCGCCGCCGGCGGCAACGCCCAGCGCGACGCCCGCGCCGCCGACGCCGCTGCTGTGGAAAGTCAGCGGGCCGCGCGGTGCGCTGTACCTGCTCGGTTCGTTCCACCTGCTCAAGCCGGACGACTATCCGCTGGCGCACGAGGTGGATGCGGCCTATGCCGCGTCACCGCGGCTGCTGTTCGAACTGTCGCCGCAGGACGTGGAATCGCCGCAGCTGGGTGCGCAGATGCTGCAGGCGGCACAGCGCCAGGACGGCAAGCGCCTGCAGGACGATCTGGACGCGGCCACCTGGCAACGCCTGCGTCGCTACGCGGCCGGCCACGGCCTGCCGCTGGAGCAGATGGGCGGATTCGAACCCTGGTTCGTCGGCCTGAGCATCAGCATCGCCGAAATGAAGGCGCAGGGGCTGCAGGCCGATGCTGGCCTGGACCGGCATTTCATGGACATGGCGGTGCAGGCCGGCAAGGCCGTGGAGGGCCTGGAAACCGCGCAGGCGCAGATCGCGATGCTCGACGGCATGGAGCCGGTGGAGCAGAAGCAGATGCTGGTCGAGGCGCTGGACGATGCCGAACAGGGCGCGGCGCAGACCCAGCGCCTGCACGATGCCTGGCGCCGCGGCGACGAGCGCCTGCTGTGGCAGGACATGGGCATGGAGATGAAGCGCGACTATCCGCGGCTGTACCAGCGTATCAACGTCGATCGCAACCAGGCCTGGGTACCGCGGCTGGAACAGCGCCTGCGCGACGGCCAGGGCGATACCCTGGTGGTGGTCGGCGCCTTGCACCTGCTCGGCCCCGATGGCGTGGTCGAAGCGCTGCGTGCGCGCGGCTACAAGGTCGAGCGGATCTGTGCCGGCTGCCGGACGTCGCCAGCGCCGCGCTCGCGCTGAGCGGTGGCGGTAACGCTTGAGACCGAGGCTGCGTGCGGTGACGGCAGGAGGTGGTCGGCGCGATGCCTCGCTGCAGGGCAGGATGAGGATGTGGCCACCGACGATTACGCTGCAATCGATCCAGGAGCGGCTTCGGGTGGCCTAAGCGCATCTGCAGCGGCGAACGGCGCGCCCAGGCTGTCATGGCAGACGTGGCCGGGCACTGGTTCCCGGTTGCAGTGCGCTCGCTGACGTCTTCTGGCTCGGGCCATGACGCTTGTGGGAGCGACTTCAGTCGCGACAGGCTTTACCGGTAATGCCTGTCGCGACTGAAGTCGCTCCCACAAGGTTCAAGCAGCTGACACAGCTCGGCAAAGATTTGGTCGGCCCACCTGCCGCGGGCGAGCGCGCAGGTGGTGCGGCGTGCCTCAGCGCGCCCGCGACTTCGGCGCGGCGCCGGCGGCCGGCGGCTCGCTCGGCTTGGTGCCGCCCGCGGCGGGACGGCCGAAGCCGGTGCCGAGGTTGCGCTGGAACTCCTGCCACAGCTCCATGTTGCGCTCGGTCAGCTGGTTCATCATGGTCCACGGGGTCTGTCCGAGCAGGTTGCCCATCTGCTGGCGGAACTGCTGCTGCTGGTCCAGGAACACCTGCATGCTGCGCTCCAGGTAGTTGCCCATGAAGCCCTGCAGCGAATCGCCGTAGAAACGGATGATCTGGCTGAGCAACTGGGTGGACAGCATCGGTTCGCCGTCCTGTTCCTGGTCGGCGATGATCTGCAGCAGCACTGCGCGGCTCAGGTCTTCGCCGGTCTTGGCGTCGCGTACCTCGAATTCCTCGCCGTCGATGATCAGCTGGCGGACGTCCTCGATGGTGATGTAACTGGAAATCTCGGTGTCGTAGAGGCGGCGATTGGGATACTTCTTGATGATGCGGATCTCAGCCATGAAGCGTTCGCTCTTGACGGTAGGCGCGCAGCATGGCGCAGCGCAACAGGGCTTGCAACCGCCAAAAGCCCCTGAACTCGGGCCCGACGGCAAAAAAATGCTGCGCAGCACGCGCGCAGCACGGGTAGGAAGCGCGCAACGCCAGCTGCAGCATTTTCGGTAGCGTTACCTCGGCCGTGCCGCCTGCGCGCCTGAGCGGTTCAGTCGCCCGCCGCTACCAGCCCATATGGTGGCCGCCATTGATGTCCAGGTTGGAGCCGGTGATCCACGCCGCCTCTTCGGCGACCAGGAAGGCCACCGCGTAGGCGATCTCTTCCGGCTTGCCCAGGCGCCCGGTCGGGATGTCGGCGATGATCTTGGCGCGCACCTCTTCCGGCACCGACATCACCATGTCGGTGGCCACGTAGCCCGGCGACACCGTGTTGACGGTGATGCCGTAGCCGGCGTTCTCGCGCGCCAGGGAAATGGTGAAGCCGTGCATGCCGGCCTTGGCCGCGGCGTAGTTGGCCTGGCCGTACTGGCCCTTGAGGCCGTTGATCGAACTGATCTGGATGACCCGGCCCCAGCGCTGCTTGCGCATGGCTTCGATCACCGGGCGGGTGACGTTGAACACCGAGTTGAGGTTGGTGTTGATGACCTCGTGCCACTGCTCGGCGGTCATCTTGTGGAAGGTGGTGTCGCGGGTGATGCCGGCGTTGTTGATCAGCACCTCGATCGGGCCCAGCTGCCGCTCCACTTCCTGCACCAGCGCCTGCGCATGCTCGGGCGAGGCGACGTCGCCGGCGACGATGGCGATCTCGTGGCCGCGTTCGCGCATGCGCTGCTGCCAGGCGCGCGCCTTGGCCGCGTCGCGGTAGTTGCTGGCCACGCGGTGGCCCTGTGCGGCCAGCCGCTCGCAGATGGCGGTGCCGATGCCGCCGGTACCGCCGGTGACCAGCGCAACGCGTGATGTCATGGATTCGCTCCGGGTAGGGAAATGAGGAGAGGGCCGCGCTGCAGCCGAAACCCCGATTCTAGTCAGCCTTGGTGTCGCTGGGGATACCGGTCGCATCCGCCAGGGTCCGATCCTGCGCCGGCAGCCGTGCCGGCTCGAATGCGCGCAGCGCCGCCGCCAACAGCGTGGCCACCGAACCGGCCGCGGCCAGCGCCGCCGGCTCCTGGCCCAGCGTCGCCCAGGCCAGGCGCAGCGCCGGCAGCGGATCGGCGTCGTCCAGCGGCAGCGCGGCATGCGACTTGGACAGCTTGCGGCCGTCGCTGCCGAGCAGCAGCGGCAGGTGCAGGTAGTGCGGCGTCGGCAGGCCCAGCGCGCGCTGCAGCAGGATCTGTCTTGGCGTGGAATCGAGCAGGTCGGCGCCGCGGACCACGTCGCTGATGCCTTGCGCGGCATCGTCGACCACCACCGCCAACTGATAGGCCCAGCAGCCGTCGGCGCGCAGCAGCACGAAATCGCCGACCTCGGCATGCACGTCCTGTTCGACATCGCCGCGCACGCCGTCGCGAAACGCGACCGTGCTGCCCGGCGCCACCCGCAGGCGCAGCGCCGGCCGCGGCCGCGCCTGCGCGGCCACGCAACGGTGGTGCACGCCGCCCTGCGCGGCCAGTTCGCTGCGGCTGCAACTGCAGGCGAACGCCTGGCCGCGCTGCAGCAGGCGCTGCGCGGCGGCCTGGTAGAGCGCAGCGCGCTCGCTCTGGCGCAGGATCGGCGCATCGGCTTCCAGCCCGCAGGCGCGCAGGCTGGCGAGTTGGCGTTCGGCCGCGCCGGGCACGCTGCGCGGCCGGTCCACGTCCTCGATGCGCAGCAGCCACTGCCCGCCGGCATGGCGCGCCAGCAGCCAGCTGCCGAAGGCGGCGAGCAGCGAGCCCAGATGCAAGGGGCCGGTGGGCGAGGGCGCGAAACGGCCGCGGTAGGGAGGCGAGGGCATGGGCAAGCTGAATCGTCGGTCAGGTACGCGCTTGAATTCAAGCTGTCCGCGCCGCAGATTCGAGCCAGTCCTTCATTTTTCCTGGTGCGGAGTCCACGCCTGCATGTTCAATCGAATCGCCTTGTTCCTCATCACCAATCTGGCGGTGCTGGTGCTGGCCGGCATTGTCATGTCCGTGTTCGGGATCAATCCCAACCAGATGGGCGGCCTGTTGGTGATGGCCGCGCTGTTCGGCTTCGGCGGCTCGCTGGTGTCGCTGCTGCTGTCCAAGTTCATGGCCAAGCGCGCCACCGGCGCGCAGGTGATCACCGAGCCGCGCAACCACACCGAGCGCTGGCTGCTGGAGACGGTACGGCGGCAGGCGCAGGCCGCCGGCATCGGCATGCCCGAGGTCGCGGTCTACGACGGTCCGGAGATCAACGCCTTCGCCACCGGCGCCAACCGCAACAATGCGCTGGTCGCGGTGTCCACCGGCCTGCTGCAGAACATGACCGAAGACGAAGCGGAAGCCGTGCTCGCGCATGAGATCAGCCATGTCGCCAATGGCGACATGGTGACGATGGCGCTGCTGCAGGGCGTGCTGAACACCTTCGTGATCGTGCTGGCGCGGGTGGTCGGCGGGATCGTCGACGGTTATCTGTCCGGCAACCGTGACGGCGGCCGCCGCGGGCTGGCCTACTACGCCATCGTGATGGTGCTGGAGATGGTGTTCGGCCTGTTCGCGACGATGATCGCGATGTGGTTCTCGCGCTACCGCGAGTTCCGCGCCGACGCCGGCGGCGCCGGCCTGGCCGGGCGCCACAAGATGATCGCGGCGCTGCAGCGGCTGGAACTCAACCATGGACAGAGCACGCTGCCGTCGCAGGTGCAGGCGTTCGGCATCGCCGGTGGCCTGGGCCAGGGCCTGCGCAAGCTGTTCATGAGCCACCCGCCGCTGTCCGAGCGCATCGCCACGCTGCGCGCCTCGCACAGCAATGCGACGGTGAGCTGAGGCAGGAAGCGGGCTGTCACGCTCTCGGATGGCGCTTCGGCGGACTCGAGCCACCGACTGCACCTGACAGTCGGCTCGGGCAACGTCAGGCAGGTCACCCTGCCTGGCGTTGCTTTTTGCAGGATCGTGTGGATTTGCAGGATCGTGTGGAACGGCCTGGCCGCTGCCGTTGCGAATCCCCAATCCCAAATCCCGAATCCCAAATCCCGGCCCTCAAGCAAAATCGAAGGTCATCCCCGGTCCCGCCAGGCCGACGAACTCGCCCTGCACGTAGTCGACGCCGGCGCTGAACAGCAGGCTCATCGAGGTGGCGTCGGTGACGAATTCGGCGATGCTGCGGATCCCGGCCGACTGCGCGCGCTCGGTGATCTCGCGGATCTTTTCCTGGTGCTCGCGGGTCTGCGCCAGGTCCTGGGTGAAGCCGCGATCCAGTTTCAGGAACGAGGGCTGGAAATGCGCCAGCAACTGGAACGAGTCCAG includes these proteins:
- a CDS encoding DUF1684 domain-containing protein; its protein translation is MGKRGRAAALLAALLAVGACGKQAPAPAAPAVADKAFLADAQRWREQRKQELQAADGWTSLVGLHWLELKEHYIGSGPGSGIRLAVGPPRMALLSRVGAQVFLTPEPGAALSLDGKPLLRRTRLYSDHDATPSVIEFDGGKGRLSLIERGGRHALRVKHADAPTRLGFAGLHYWPLAESWRIRGRFVPNALGKTLPIVDIIGVTTESPNAGTLEFERDGKRFRLEAIGEPGRPLFVVFADRTSGRGSYPAGRFLDVPAPNADGSVVLDFNRAYNPPCAFTPFATCPLPPPENRLDLAVEAGEQTYAAAH
- a CDS encoding TraB/GumN family protein produces the protein MPIPRLLRSLLLCLTLFAAAPVPARTPPPAATPSATPAPPTPLLWKVSGPRGALYLLGSFHLLKPDDYPLAHEVDAAYAASPRLLFELSPQDVESPQLGAQMLQAAQRQDGKRLQDDLDAATWQRLRRYAAGHGLPLEQMGGFEPWFVGLSISIAEMKAQGLQADAGLDRHFMDMAVQAGKAVEGLETAQAQIAMLDGMEPVEQKQMLVEALDDAEQGAAQTQRLHDAWRRGDERLLWQDMGMEMKRDYPRLYQRINVDRNQAWVPRLEQRLRDGQGDTLVVVGALHLLGPDGVVEALRARGYKVERICAGCRTSPAPRSR
- the phaR gene encoding polyhydroxyalkanoate synthesis repressor PhaR, which translates into the protein MAEIRIIKKYPNRRLYDTEISSYITIEDVRQLIIDGEEFEVRDAKTGEDLSRAVLLQIIADQEQDGEPMLSTQLLSQIIRFYGDSLQGFMGNYLERSMQVFLDQQQQFRQQMGNLLGQTPWTMMNQLTERNMELWQEFQRNLGTGFGRPAAGGTKPSEPPAAGAAPKSRAR
- the phbB gene encoding acetoacetyl-CoA reductase is translated as MTSRVALVTGGTGGIGTAICERLAAQGHRVASNYRDAAKARAWQQRMRERGHEIAIVAGDVASPEHAQALVQEVERQLGPIEVLINNAGITRDTTFHKMTAEQWHEVINTNLNSVFNVTRPVIEAMRKQRWGRVIQISSINGLKGQYGQANYAAAKAGMHGFTISLARENAGYGITVNTVSPGYVATDMVMSVPEEVRAKIIADIPTGRLGKPEEIAYAVAFLVAEEAAWITGSNLDINGGHHMGW
- the gluQRS gene encoding tRNA glutamyl-Q(34) synthetase GluQRS → MPSPPYRGRFAPSPTGPLHLGSLLAAFGSWLLARHAGGQWLLRIEDVDRPRSVPGAAERQLASLRACGLEADAPILRQSERAALYQAAAQRLLQRGQAFACSCSRSELAAQGGVHHRCVAAQARPRPALRLRVAPGSTVAFRDGVRGDVEQDVHAEVGDFVLLRADGCWAYQLAVVVDDAAQGISDVVRGADLLDSTPRQILLQRALGLPTPHYLHLPLLLGSDGRKLSKSHAALPLDDADPLPALRLAWATLGQEPAALAAAGSVATLLAAALRAFEPARLPAQDRTLADATGIPSDTKAD
- the htpX gene encoding protease HtpX, which encodes MFNRIALFLITNLAVLVLAGIVMSVFGINPNQMGGLLVMAALFGFGGSLVSLLLSKFMAKRATGAQVITEPRNHTERWLLETVRRQAQAAGIGMPEVAVYDGPEINAFATGANRNNALVAVSTGLLQNMTEDEAEAVLAHEISHVANGDMVTMALLQGVLNTFVIVLARVVGGIVDGYLSGNRDGGRRGLAYYAIVMVLEMVFGLFATMIAMWFSRYREFRADAGGAGLAGRHKMIAALQRLELNHGQSTLPSQVQAFGIAGGLGQGLRKLFMSHPPLSERIATLRASHSNATVS